In Granulicella mallensis MP5ACTX8, the sequence CGCGTTTCGGTACAATTGCGGTACAGTACTGGGTGAAGCGGCCTGTCCAGGAGATACCGTGGCGACTATCGTCAAGACTCCATCTGCTACTTGGAAGGCCGTCATCCGCAAGACCGGCTGGCCCACGACCGCGAAGACCTTTCGCACCAAACGGGACGCAGAAGACTGGTCGCGCCGCACTGAAGACGAGATGGTGCGCGGCGCGTACATTCAGCGGGCAGGTGCTGATCGTCTTACCGTAGCGGATGCTCTGACGCGATACCTAGCGGAGATAACGCCGAGCAAGCGGCCAAGCTCTCAAGTATCAGATCGGCAGAGATCGGCAATCCTCACGAAACACTTGGGCAAATACTCCCTGGCCGCAGTCACTCCCGAAGTTGCCGCAAAGTTTCGAGACGTACGACTTGCCGGCGAAGATCGGAAGGATGACATAGGCGGGCCCGTTCCACGTTCAAATGACACTGTTCGGCTCGACCTGGCATTACTGGGACACCTCTTCACAATTGCAATAAAAGAGTGGGGTATCGGGCTACCCGCGAATCCAGTCATGAACATCCGTAGACCAACGCCAGCTCCTGGTCGCAACCGTCGCCTCTCTGCTGGCGAGGAAGCTAAGCTTCTCAAGGCTGTTGCCCTGCACAGTAATCCGATGCTCCGCTGGATCGTGAGCATCGCTCTTGAGACGGGGATGCGCTCCTCCGAGATCACCGGGCTTCGCCGAATGCAAGTGGACTTGGATCGTCGAATTGTGCGGTTGTTGGAGACAAAGAACACGACGCCACGCACCGTTCCTTTGAGTAAAGATGCCGTCGAGATTTTCCGTGAGGCGATAACGCATCCGGTACGGCCCATAGATACCGATTTGATCTTCTTCGGAGAGCCCGGTCGAGATGGCAAGCGTCGTCCCTACAACTTCAACCCTGTATGGCTGAACATCAAGCGCGAACAGGGGCTCGCCGATGTCCGCTTCCACGATATGCGACATGAGGCGGTAAGCCGATTCGTCGAAGCAGGCTTCTCGGACCAGGAGGTCTCCGCAATCAGTGGTCACAAGTCGATGCAAATGTTGAAGCGTTACACACATCTGCGAGCTGAAGACTTAGTGGCTCGGATGGACGAGGCCGCGTTACGGCATAGAGGTCAAGTGCGTGAAGCGTAGCCGCCAATTGATCTCTGAACATGCGGAAGCCCGACAACTGGGCGGTACACCGGGGTTCATGCGCGAGCAGGGCAGTCAGCGCTGGTTTCTGCGCATGACGATCACGCCCGACGATGGCAGCGCGGCGTGGGAGCACAGCGATACGCTGACGTACTCATCTCCCGAGCGGGCAGCGCGTGTGTGTGCCGTTGGGCTGACGGTGCCGGTGCGGTACAGCCCCATCGATCATTCGGTGATGATGACCGACCTGATAGCCATGGGCCTCGAAGACTCTTTCCTGCTGCAGTGCAAGCAGTGGAACGCGGCGGTCGCGAACGGAACGACGAACGACCTTTGAAGGGATCTGATGCGACAGCGACGTACATTGATGAGCATGATCCCTATCACCATCGTTGTTCAGGGTACAAAATCGTCGTAGTGGGTAGCGTCTGGAACGCTCGAGTCTCTTGGACTCTGGGAATACATTTCACCACCGACGGTCTTCATCACCTGGCAGCAGATGAACTAGCGCCTTTGAACCCGCGTTATTCTTTCGACCCTGAAGAATAAGACTTTCGCCAACTCTCCCATTTACAATGCCAATGGAACCCTACACAGCCGGGTGAGGTGAGCAGTGGTAAGTAGGACAGGAACACTTGCGCGTATGCGTTTGGGGCAAGCGTTCATCGTCCTGCTATCGGTAGGTTTACTCGCCGGTTGCTGGCAGGCCGTTCAAGTGCACAACTACCAATCATTGCTGATCGCGGTTCCGGTGAACGTGGTTTTGCAGTTCAGGTTGATCGCTTTCATTCGCAAACAGAAACAGATTATGGCGCGCAGGTTCGCAAGGTAAGAGAGAACACCCACCAAACCGAGGGCATCCCGAGCGGCGGTTTTTGACGGTCAAGACTCCACGCGGCAGCAATGGCAAAATGAAGACTGAGGTTTACGCCTCCGGGCCGATTCCTTCGGTGCTGATGAAGGATTAGGGTAATGCCGATCCGGAATCTTGCGACGTGGAATCAGCAGAAAACGCTGGAACGCTTCTGGGACGGGCGGGCGATAATTGAGCGTCTAGCTATGATGCCTAACGATGCGCTTATCTATGGCTTCAACCACGACCTGTTCTTTCAGACAATACGTTCCTTGGTCGATAGCAGCTTGACAAAGCAGAGAAAAGACAAGTTTTGAGAAATTGAGCACCGTCACCCGCAACGGCCAGAGCGCCCGTTATTTTTGAGTGCAAGGTAGTGGCAACACAAAATTTCAAACCCATGTCAAAGATGGAAAATGGTGCCTGATATTTGGGGAGATCGTTTACCTGCCCGATCCATATCCAGTTTTTTAAGAGCTGAAATCCAATCGCTAAAAGTCGCAGAGGAACATAAAGAAAACACCCACTTTCTGGCTTCATAGCGTCTTATTTCATTTGCACTTGCGGCATTGGGGAGCAACTCATAATCCCTTGGTTGGGGGTTCAAATCCCTCCGGGCCCACCATTTCTATCTTCATCCCTGATCGCTAGTGCGTGTCATCAAACTGCTTCTGGAGCGAATCGAACTGTGCAAACAGCTTGTTGAGGCACGGTGAGGATGGGGATTCGGTCAGATATCGCGCCTATCAGAAAATTCAATACGGCGCATAACGAAAAAGTGCGAAGTCGTGCGAAATTCTATCTCGCCTCATCGTGAAATCCCCTCGTCCCCTCTGGGCTTGAGAGTTCTCGAAGCGATGCCGAAGACCTTCGCACATGGCTTTTGGTGATGTGTCGCATAAAAATAAGCTCTTTGCGCAAACAGTGCTTGCTGTTCCGTGCGGCACTGGGTACGGTACAGCTACTGCAACACAATTCTCAGCCTCTTTAAATTGCCGCCCGGGAGCCTGCAAGCCAGCTCCAAAAGGGCCTGCCCTACGTGTTTTTATTGGGGACCTTTACCCCTTTTGCCTACTTAACCCGATCAAGGAGTCTTGCCATGCCCTCCGCCCGAACCCAGGAAGCACGTCCCTCCTTCTCGCAGAAACTCATGCGCCTCAGCACACGGCTGCGCGATGCAGAGTGGCGCCGCTACGGCGCTACGCTCCTTGCCGGTAAAGTCCTCGGCGTCACCGCCGTGATGGCGGTGGCCGCTGTGGTGACCGAACTTTGTTTCGCGAAGGTGTTCGCCGCGGATACTCCGGCGATCAAAGTAGCCGACGTGATCAGCCCGATCAACACCATGTGGACGCTGGTCGCGGCCTTCCTCGTCTTCGGCATGCAGGTCGGGTTCACCATGCTGGAGGCGGGCTTCTGCCGCTCACGCGAGACCGTCAATGTGCTGATGGAGTGCATCGTCGACACCTGTCTTTGCGGCCTGCTCTTCTATGCCATCGGCTTCGCCTTCATGTTCTCCCATGGCAATGGCTTTATCGGCTACCACTGGTTCTTCCTGAAGGACATTCCCACGACCTACGAATCGAGCGGCGTCAGCTTTCTCGCCTTCTGGATCTTCCAGTTCGCGTTCGCCGATACCTGTTCCACTATTACTTCGGGCGCTATGATCGGCCGCACCGGCTTTGTGGGCGATCTGCTCTACAGCCTTGCAGTTTCGGGATTCATCTACCCCATCATCGGCCACTGGGCATGGGGGCCGGACGGCTTCCTGGCTACGATGGGCACTGCGGGATACTTTCTTCCGCACCTGGGACAGAGCTTCCATGACTTCGCCGGTTCGACGGTGGTCCACACCATCGGCGGCATGGTGGCACTGGCCGGATCGATCGTCCTGGGACCTCGGCTGGGACGCACCTTCAAGCGCGACGGCGGCGGGCCCATGCTGCCGCACGATCTGACCATCGCCGCCTCGGGAGCGCTGCTGCTCTGGTTCGGCTGGTATGGCTTCAATCCCGGCTCGACGCTTTCCGCCATGGACTTCGAAGGCATCGGGCGCGTCTCTGCGAACACCACGCTCGCGGCGTGCGCTGCCGGTCTCAGCGCGATGTTTATGTCTTACCCGATGAGCAAGAAGTGGGACATCAGCTTCACGGTCAACGGCTTCCTGGCGGGCCTGGTTGCGATTACCTGTCCCTGCTACTGGGTCAGCCCGACAGGCTCGATTCTTATCGGAGCGGTGGCGGGCGTCGTCGTGGTCCTCGGCGTGGAGCTGCTCGAGTACCTGCGCATCGACGATCCGATCGGCGCGGTTCCCGTGCACGGCCTCTGCGGGATCTGGGGAACGCTGTCGCTGGGTCTCTTCGCGATCGGCAAGTATGGAGTGAGCGGCCCCACGGCGCCGGATAACAGCGCGCCGCTGACAGGGCTCTTCTACGGCGGCGGTCTTACGTTGATGAAGGCGCAGTTGATCGGCAGCGCCATCATTACGCTTTCCACCTTTGCCGTGGCCCTGCTGGTGATGTGGCTGGTGAATCTGACCGGAACGCTGCGCGTCTCGCACGAAGGCGAACTGTACGGGCTCGACCTCCACGAGCACGGCATCACGGCCTATCCCGAGTACGTCATCACGAGCCTCGGCTCTCCCTCCGGCCTCTCGGTACCCAGCGAGAAGTAGACCCTATCTACTCGAACGACACGATAAGCGAGGAACGACAATGACGAAAGTGGAAGCTATCATTCGCCCCAGCCAATTCGATAAGGTCCAGGAAGCGCTTGCCCAGCTCGGGATTGAAGGTATGACCGTGTCCGAAGTTCGCGGACACGGTCGCCAGAAAGGCCATACCGAGAGCTATCGGGGAAGGGAGTATGCCATCAGCCTGATTCCCAAGGTGCGCATCGAAATTGTTGTTACCGATGAGCGCGTGGAACCTGTGATCGATGCCATCCTTGTGAACGCCGCTACCGGGGAGATCGGGGATGGAAAGATCTTCCTCTACAAGGCTGAGGATGCCATCCGTATTCGCAACCAGGACCGGGGTGAGATTGCGCTGTAGCTTGCGGTTGGTTTCCTAGTCAATTCCCGGTTCAGGCCGAGAGCCCCTGCGGGAACCTTAGTTGTACTGAAGCTCGTGCGGCGCGGGCCAGGTCATCGTGCCGTCGGCGCGATTCACATACATGAAGACCTTGTGGTCGCCGTTCACGCGGACGGCGACGATAATGCCCGTGCCAAACGTCCCCGTGCCGTCGGTCTTCGAGATATCGACGTGATGCGAGAGGACGGGCCCCTTGACCGGACTGTCGATCGTCCAGTCTTCGGTGAAGCGATTGAGCGAATAGCCGGAGTACTTATCGGGATGCTGCTGCCAGTTGGGATCGTTGTTATAGATGCCGTAGGCCTTGCTGTAGTCCTTCGCCTCGAGCGCGTCGAAGAAGGTGTTCACCTTGTGCTCGGTGCTGAGATTGGAGAAGAGCCATCCGTGGCCCAGCATGAAGCCGGCAAGCGTCAGCACGACGAAGAGCAGAATAAGCACACCGCCGGCGATCAGCAGGTTGCGGTTCAGGTTTTCGCGGCGGGCATTGTAGGCAGGGGCGTCCAGCAGGCTCATGATTCGGTTTCCTCTTCTGGAATATTAGACACCGGAGTGGCGTAATTCGGCATGGGCGGAGAAAGCATCGCGAAAGTGTTCGAACGCCGCCCCCTCGGGCAGCAGGTAGACCGAGAGCACATCGAAGCGGATCGGGATGCGATCACGATGGGGTTCGGGGATCTGGCGAAGGTACGCCGCGGCCATGCGGCGGAGGACGCGCTGCTTGTAGAGGTCGACCTGGCTCTCGGCGGTGGCGAGGTCCCGGGCCGTGCGGGTCTTGATCTCGAAGATCACGAGCGTGTCTCCGTCCCAGGCAACGAGGTCGAGGTCTCCCTTGATGCGGTCGGCCTTCCAGCGGCGCGCGACGATCGTATATCCCAGCGAGCGGAGGTGGAAGCAGGCTGCATCTTCGCCTTGTTCTCCGGTAAGAAGATGCTGAGGCCTGGGACTGCCGTTGGAGTTGCGCGCAGCCAGACGCTGCAGCGCAAGGTAGGCACGGCGTTCCAGGCCGAGCGTGAACGTGGCAAGGCTCATGCGGAGAGAATAACGCGAGAATGGGGCGTTTGTGACGGGACTCTTCGCAAAAAGGCCCAAAATATCGCACGAATCGCCGGATAGAGCCCAATATAATCCCGCGCGGGCGAGTCTTGCACAGGTTCAGCGATATACTTGGATGTGCACACCAAGCACAACCCAAACCACCATTTGAATGAGGTCGCGGCTATGTCAGCAAAGTACATCTTTGTGACGGGCGGTGTTGTGTCATCGCTGGGTAAGGGGCTCGCAGCAGCCTCGATCGGTTGTTTACTCGAAGCGCGTGGACTACGCATCAATCTGATGAAATTTGACCCGTATCTGAACGTCGATCCGGGCACCATGTCACCGTTCCAGCACGGCGAGGTCTTCGTCACCGACGATGGCGCGGAGACCGATCTGGATCTCGGCCACTACGAACGGTTCACGCACGCGAAGCTGTCGCGCGATAACAACCTGACGACGGGCCGCATCTACGAGCAGATCATCACCAAGGAACGTCGTGGCGACTACCTCGGCAAGACGGTGCAGGTGATTCCGCACGTGACGAATGAGATTAAGAACGCGGCCAAGAAGATCGGCGCGGACTGCGATGTCGCCATTGTCGAGATCGGCGGAACGGTGGGCGATATCGAGTCGCTTCCCTTCCTCGAGGCCATTCGCCAGATGCGGCAGGAGCTGGGCCGGGACAATACCTGCTTCGTGCACGTCACGCTGATTCCGTGGATCGCCGCCGCGCAGGAGCTGAAGACCAAGCCGACGCAGCACTCCGTGAAGGAGATGCTCAGCATCGGCATCCAGCCGGACATCCTGCTCTGCCGCGCCGACCGCGCAGTGCCGCAGGAGATGCGGTCGAAGATCGCGGCCTTCTGCAACGTCGAAGAAGCTGCCGTTGTCGTCGCGCGGGATGTGCCTTCGATCTATGAGGTTCCTCTGAACCTTGCGGCCGAAAACGTCGACACGCTGGCGATGAAGTATCTGCGGCTGGAGACGAAGACTCCGGATATGTCGCAGTGGGTCGATATCGTGCACCGGGCCTATAACCCGAAGGACGAGGTGTCGATCGGCATCGTCGGAAAGTATGTCGAGTATGAAGACAGCTATAAGTCGCTGAAGGAAGCGCTGGTACACGGAGCGCTGGCCGAAAACCTGAAGCTGAAGGTGACGTGGCTGGAGGCCGAGGGCCTCGAAGTGGAGAACTACTCTTCTCAGCTTGAGGGCCTGGACGGCATCCTTGTCCCGGGTGGCTTCGGCAAGCGCGGCATCGAAGGCATGCTGAACGCGATTCGCTATGCGCGCGAGAACAAGGTGCCCTACTTTGGTATCTGCCTCGGCATGCAGACGGCGTGTATTGAGTATGCGCGCAACGTGTGCGGTCTGACGGACGCCAACTCGGGTGAGTTCGACCCGGCCACTCCGCATCGCATCATCTATAAGCTGCGCGAGCTGATCGGCGTGGAGGAGATGGGCGGGACGATGCGTCTGGGCGCGTGGACCTGCGTGATGGAGCCGGACTCGCTCGCCGCCAAGGCTTACGGAACGACAGAGATCTCAGAGCGGCATCGGCATCGCTACGAGTTCAACCGCGAGTACGAACCGGCCCTAACGGCTGCGGGCCTGCGGCTGACGGGAACGACTCCCGATGCGACTTATGTCGAGATCGTGGAAATTCCGGACCATCCGTTCTTCCTCGGCTGCCAGTTCCATCCGGAGTTCAAGTCGAAGCCGCTGGAGCCGCATCCGCTGTTTCATTCGTTTGTGAAGGCGAGCTATGCGAATCGGGGATTGTTGAAGGCGCAGAGTTTGGTGGAAGCTGAGGTTAAGGCGTAGCAGGATAAAAGCCCCGAAGGGGCGATTCATACCAGCCCAGGGCGTAGCCCAAGACGCGTAACCAGAAGCGGCGTGAGAGCAGATCTCACGCCGCTTCTGGTTATTGGGGAAAGAGAATGACTGGACGTGGAGAGACGCTTTTGCTTTTCTGGTTGTCATTCCGAGCGTAGCGAGCGAACCTGCTGTCTCCCGTTCTTCGTTCGTATCACCCAGAAGCGCACGAGCTAAAACGGGCAGTTTTGAACGGACGCATAACATTTGCGGTGATACTGGCGAAAAGCGGGAGACAGCAGGTTCGCTCGCTACGCTCGGAATGACAACCAGAAAAGCAAGTGCAAAGACGAAACAAGGGCACGCAGAGGACTGAAAGATCAACCATCGTGGCGCAACCGATGAGTCGGGCCTTCAGCCCTCTGCTTTACTTACCCAATTACCCAGGGCTACGCCCTGGGCTGGTATAGAACGCCCCTTTGGGGCTTTGCACTCGGTCTAACTCAGCGTCGCACTTCCAAGCCTTGCGACCTGGGTGAGGATAATGTCGTCCCTGTCGGCTTGGAGCTTTACAACCAATAATCGATCAAACCAACACCTGTTTTATTAGCGAATAATCGACGCGTCTATATAGAAAGAGACGTGGGCTTCTCTAAAAGGGATGACATCGGCGCCTCAAGAATAATTCTCTCCGCTACCGCGTCTTCTGCCGCGCATTTCCGTCTCTATCGATAAGGGTTACCCAAAGGCTGGAGGGACGGACGATGCGGCAAGGATTAGCCGGGGCGGCAGTGTTGACGATATTGGCAAGCGCGATGCTCTTCCCTGCCTTTTCGGCGCGGGCGCAGGAGCCGGCGGAGCAAGGCTCGCAAAGAGGGCAGTTTGCCGGTATGCAGCGCGTCAGTGGTGAGATCACGGCGGTTTCAGGCACGAACGTGACCGTCAAGACCACCGAGGGGGAGACCGTCCAGATCACGACCACTCCCAATACGCGGGTGATGAAGGGCCGCGGCGTCACCGTCAAAATCACCGACCTGAAGGCGGGCGATGGCGTGCTGGCGATGGGCAATCTCGATGCGCCGAACAAGACCTTGCACGCGGCGATGGTGATGGCCACCGATGCCGCGCAGCTGAAGACCATGAAAGAGAACCTCGGCAAGACCTACATCCTGGGCAAGGTGACGGCCATCGATGCGGACAACGCGAAGATGACGGTGCAACGGCTGGATGGCGTCTCGCAGACGATTGGCTTCGATGAGACGACCTCTTTCAAACGCGGTCGCATCGGGCGCGGCATGGGCATGGGAGATGCCGGTACTGGCAACGCAGCGGCCAACGCCCCCGCAGCTACAGGTGAGAGCATCACCCTGGCCGATATAAAAGTTGGCGACACGGTGAGCGGAACCGGGTCTGTAAAGAGTGGCGTCTTCGTACCGGCTCAACTGACAGTGGGCGCACCCGGACAGGGACGGCGTCGCGAAGGCCAGCCCCAGAGCACACCTGCAGAGACACCAGGGCCAGGAGCCAAATAGCGCAGACCAGCTAACCTGCGCGAATCATCATCCACACAGGATGGGGCCAGTTCGATTGTGATCCGCCGAAGAGTTCGGCGACAGAGGGAGTGTACGTGGCTGTTTGGATAACGAAACGACGGGCGGCGATGGGACTCGCAGCGCTGACTCTGGTTGTAACCGCCGAGGCGCAGAACCCGGCTTCGCCGGATGCAAACAGCACTACTCCTCAGACCTCCTCTACACCTGCTCCCGCACAGAACACTGCCAGCGCGCCTTCCGCCCAGGGTGGCACAATTCACGGCACCGTCGTAGCCGGAACAGCGGGCAAGGCGGGCGGGGTTCCCCTGCCGGGAGTCGCCATCACAGCGACCAATACCTTGACGGGCAAGAAGTACACGACCTCGACGGACATCGACGGGGCCTATGCGATGAAGATTCCTCGCAACGGACGTTATGTAGTGCGCGCAGAGCTGGCTGGATTTGCCACGACAACCCAGGAGACGGTCTTGACCGGCGTAGAGGCGGAGGCAGCGGAAAAAGCCATCACCATCGTGGCAAAGCCGACCGACTTCGGTATGCAGTTGGCCAGCCGCGCCGAGGCTGCCGCAGCCAAGCAGGAGGCGGCCACAACGTCCTTGCAGGGAACAGGCGCAAGAGGAGCGAACCTGGCGCGTGGCGTACAAAGCCTGAGCCTGAGCGCAGGAGAACAGGACACCGTCGATGCCAGCGCGACGACCGGCAATGCAGGAGGCGGTGCGGGTGAAGCTCCCCCTTCCCTTGGGGGGCTTGGGGATAGCGGCGGGGCTGATTCCATTGCGGTGAGCGGCCAGCAGGGCCAGACGAATCCGCTGGCGAACTACAGCGAAGATGAGATTCGGCAACGCGTACAGGATGCCGTCGATCAAGCCAAAGCCAATGGACAACTTCCTTCCGGTTCCGATCCGACCAATGTCATCGTAGGCATGTTCGGCGGCATGATGGGTGGCGGAGCAGGTGGTGGCGGTGGCCGAGGGAGTGGAGGCGGCGGTGGTCGCGGCGGACGTGGCGGAGGCGGTGGTGGCGGCGGTGGATTTGGAAGCGGAGGATTCCGCAACTTCAATCCCGCACAGCCTCATGGCAGCATCTTCTACCAGGGCAGCAACTCGTCGCTGAACTCGGCACCGTGGTCTCCCTCGCTGCAACCCCTGACCAATCCTTCCGCGTATTCCAATCGGTTTGGCCTGAGTATCGCCGGGTCTCCCTATATTCCAGGGCTGACGAAGCCAAGCACCAAACAGTTTGTCTTCATCAATCTGACTGGGCAGAAGAACCTGAATGCGTTTCTCGCCACAGGCCGGGTACCGACAGCGCTGGAGCGTGAGGGAGACTTTTCGCAGTCGACGCTGGGCTCGGGCAACAATGCCACCCCAGTAGAGCTCTTTGATCCAACGACCGGAAACCCCATATCGGGAAACAACCTGGCCAATACTAGTCTTCCCATCTCTCCCGTGGCCCAGCAGTTGTTGAACTACTATCCTGCGCCGAACATTCCGGAAAACTCCCAGGCCTACAACTACCAGACGATCTCGAATGCAGGCAGCAACAACGTCGCGATCAACACGCGTTACATTCGGACGATTGGCAACGCCCCAAGCTTTGGACGAGGCAGCGGTGGTGGTGGAAGGCGCGGCGGCAACACGAATGCCCCGCCCGCCCTGCGGCAGAACGTCAATATCGGCTACAACTACTCGCACTCCGCGCAGGATAACCGGAACATCTTCCTGGCGCTGGGCGGCGCGAGTGAGACCGACGGCAATGGGCTGAATGCGGGCTACACGATCGGCTATGGAAGGCTCTCCAACAATGCCAGCCTGAACTGGAACCGGCTGGACTCGAAGACACGCAACTACTTCACGGACACGGCGAACAATCCGTCGGCGACCGTAGGCCTGAACGTTCCGAACCAGGCCGGAGGCTTTGCCGATCCGCGTTTCTATAACGGCCTGCCAAGCTTCAGCATCAGCAATTTCCAGACGCTCTCAAACCAGACGCCCAGCCAGACCATCAACCAGACCATCAGCTTCTCGGACTTTGTGGCCTGGCGGCATAAGAAGCACAACATGCGCTATGGGTTCGACATTCGCCGAGTTCACGCGGATTCTATTGGCGGCAATAATCCCCTGGGCTCGTACACCTTTACCGGCTTTGCGACGGCAAGCCCCGCGGATCAACGCGCCGGAACCGCGGGACAGGCGAACGCCAGCGGCGATGGCTTCGCCGACTTCCTGCTTGGCCTGC encodes:
- a CDS encoding integrase — its product is MATIVKTPSATWKAVIRKTGWPTTAKTFRTKRDAEDWSRRTEDEMVRGAYIQRAGADRLTVADALTRYLAEITPSKRPSSQVSDRQRSAILTKHLGKYSLAAVTPEVAAKFRDVRLAGEDRKDDIGGPVPRSNDTVRLDLALLGHLFTIAIKEWGIGLPANPVMNIRRPTPAPGRNRRLSAGEEAKLLKAVALHSNPMLRWIVSIALETGMRSSEITGLRRMQVDLDRRIVRLLETKNTTPRTVPLSKDAVEIFREAITHPVRPIDTDLIFFGEPGRDGKRRPYNFNPVWLNIKREQGLADVRFHDMRHEAVSRFVEAGFSDQEVSAISGHKSMQMLKRYTHLRAEDLVARMDEAALRHRGQVREA
- a CDS encoding ammonium transporter is translated as MPSARTQEARPSFSQKLMRLSTRLRDAEWRRYGATLLAGKVLGVTAVMAVAAVVTELCFAKVFAADTPAIKVADVISPINTMWTLVAAFLVFGMQVGFTMLEAGFCRSRETVNVLMECIVDTCLCGLLFYAIGFAFMFSHGNGFIGYHWFFLKDIPTTYESSGVSFLAFWIFQFAFADTCSTITSGAMIGRTGFVGDLLYSLAVSGFIYPIIGHWAWGPDGFLATMGTAGYFLPHLGQSFHDFAGSTVVHTIGGMVALAGSIVLGPRLGRTFKRDGGGPMLPHDLTIAASGALLLWFGWYGFNPGSTLSAMDFEGIGRVSANTTLAACAAGLSAMFMSYPMSKKWDISFTVNGFLAGLVAITCPCYWVSPTGSILIGAVAGVVVVLGVELLEYLRIDDPIGAVPVHGLCGIWGTLSLGLFAIGKYGVSGPTAPDNSAPLTGLFYGGGLTLMKAQLIGSAIITLSTFAVALLVMWLVNLTGTLRVSHEGELYGLDLHEHGITAYPEYVITSLGSPSGLSVPSEK
- a CDS encoding P-II family nitrogen regulator, which gives rise to MTKVEAIIRPSQFDKVQEALAQLGIEGMTVSEVRGHGRQKGHTESYRGREYAISLIPKVRIEIVVTDERVEPVIDAILVNAATGEIGDGKIFLYKAEDAIRIRNQDRGEIAL
- a CDS encoding YraN family protein; this translates as MSLATFTLGLERRAYLALQRLAARNSNGSPRPQHLLTGEQGEDAACFHLRSLGYTIVARRWKADRIKGDLDLVAWDGDTLVIFEIKTRTARDLATAESQVDLYKQRVLRRMAAAYLRQIPEPHRDRIPIRFDVLSVYLLPEGAAFEHFRDAFSAHAELRHSGV
- a CDS encoding CTP synthase, with the translated sequence MSAKYIFVTGGVVSSLGKGLAAASIGCLLEARGLRINLMKFDPYLNVDPGTMSPFQHGEVFVTDDGAETDLDLGHYERFTHAKLSRDNNLTTGRIYEQIITKERRGDYLGKTVQVIPHVTNEIKNAAKKIGADCDVAIVEIGGTVGDIESLPFLEAIRQMRQELGRDNTCFVHVTLIPWIAAAQELKTKPTQHSVKEMLSIGIQPDILLCRADRAVPQEMRSKIAAFCNVEEAAVVVARDVPSIYEVPLNLAAENVDTLAMKYLRLETKTPDMSQWVDIVHRAYNPKDEVSIGIVGKYVEYEDSYKSLKEALVHGALAENLKLKVTWLEAEGLEVENYSSQLEGLDGILVPGGFGKRGIEGMLNAIRYARENKVPYFGICLGMQTACIEYARNVCGLTDANSGEFDPATPHRIIYKLRELIGVEEMGGTMRLGAWTCVMEPDSLAAKAYGTTEISERHRHRYEFNREYEPALTAAGLRLTGTTPDATYVEIVEIPDHPFFLGCQFHPEFKSKPLEPHPLFHSFVKASYANRGLLKAQSLVEAEVKA
- a CDS encoding TonB-dependent receptor → MAVWITKRRAAMGLAALTLVVTAEAQNPASPDANSTTPQTSSTPAPAQNTASAPSAQGGTIHGTVVAGTAGKAGGVPLPGVAITATNTLTGKKYTTSTDIDGAYAMKIPRNGRYVVRAELAGFATTTQETVLTGVEAEAAEKAITIVAKPTDFGMQLASRAEAAAAKQEAATTSLQGTGARGANLARGVQSLSLSAGEQDTVDASATTGNAGGGAGEAPPSLGGLGDSGGADSIAVSGQQGQTNPLANYSEDEIRQRVQDAVDQAKANGQLPSGSDPTNVIVGMFGGMMGGGAGGGGGRGSGGGGGRGGRGGGGGGGGGFGSGGFRNFNPAQPHGSIFYQGSNSSLNSAPWSPSLQPLTNPSAYSNRFGLSIAGSPYIPGLTKPSTKQFVFINLTGQKNLNAFLATGRVPTALEREGDFSQSTLGSGNNATPVELFDPTTGNPISGNNLANTSLPISPVAQQLLNYYPAPNIPENSQAYNYQTISNAGSNNVAINTRYIRTIGNAPSFGRGSGGGGRRGGNTNAPPALRQNVNIGYNYSHSAQDNRNIFLALGGASETDGNGLNAGYTIGYGRLSNNASLNWNRLDSKTRNYFTDTANNPSATVGLNVPNQAGGFADPRFYNGLPSFSISNFQTLSNQTPSQTINQTISFSDFVAWRHKKHNMRYGFDIRRVHADSIGGNNPLGSYTFTGFATASPADQRAGTAGQANASGDGFADFLLGLPGSTSLQAGLYKIYLRENAYDGYAQDDYRVSADVTINAGLRYEYFAPYTEKNNRLVNLDHDATFSAASIHPVQPGAPGFPTSLVNPDRTMFSPRFGIAWKPKFVKETVVRGGYGINYNTGQFATFARSLSHQVPFANTQTNDVPTPTETNPNPTPTGCTTLTPSTPNPTLTLANGFGCSTSETIQNNWAVDKNYRLGMVQVYNLNIQRTFPLGIVFNIGYNGSKGSKLDVVGSPNGTPSGTTTPGIAPFDFEQAAAESRSSQLVVSAQKRQQKGIALGFTYTYSHTIDNASGVGGAVGTPIQNFYRLDLEEGNSSFDQRHNLTGNWVLELPFGPNRAFFNKGGMSSKLLDGFSLSGTFTFATGTYYTPTYSGNQAEAASGNTFIQRPDRNFNQPLKGPGAVQEFFNKAAFTAPASGQYGTASQGSIEGPGTVSVNASLSRTVQLGGTNSFEARVTASNVFNTVQYNGINTTENSANFGEVTSAATMRSLLVQARYRF